In the genome of Bremerella sp. JC817, one region contains:
- a CDS encoding carboxypeptidase regulatory-like domain-containing protein, which translates to MSIHSTIPVLLLAAAALLMAGCSSGDHPNVGRVHGKVTLNGEPMEGVVVSFEPAEGGRGSWALTDAEGQYELNYNANTRGTRTGDNLVRLSKQKPVIRDDNGRVTDPGVKEKFPAEYNTESTQVVTVQGGDNEFNFDVVSD; encoded by the coding sequence ATGAGTATTCACTCTACGATTCCCGTGTTGTTGCTGGCGGCAGCTGCCCTGCTGATGGCCGGCTGCAGCTCGGGCGATCATCCGAATGTTGGTCGCGTCCACGGCAAGGTCACCCTCAATGGCGAGCCGATGGAAGGCGTGGTCGTTTCGTTCGAGCCAGCCGAAGGCGGACGGGGCTCGTGGGCTTTGACCGATGCTGAAGGCCAGTACGAACTGAACTACAACGCGAATACGCGCGGCACTCGGACCGGCGACAATCTGGTTCGGCTGAGCAAGCAGAAGCCAGTCATCCGCGACGACAACGGCCGGGTCACCGATCCCGGTGTCAAAGAGAAGTTTCCGGCCGAATACAACACCGAGTCGACGCAGGTCGTCACCGTCCAAGGAGGCGATAACGAGTTCAACTTCGACGTGGTCAGCGATTGA
- a CDS encoding DUF1559 domain-containing protein, which produces MRIHTQRGFTLVELLVVIAIIGVLIALLLPAVQQAREAARRMQCTNHLKQLGLAMHNYHDIYHAFPAMSYDHEVNGGNEGTHSSWSWGTLLLPQIEQSAAHDILAPSSPDRLHEAVGKAAKLSVLQTPISGFRCPSDTGPPLNSHYLINQGSPDYELATSNYIGVNSAGDLSREDRYLNGIFVPGTDVAGNRQTRIGMRDITDGTSNTAMIGERAWMLFGVELGAAVVFGHNGNADIESNHDYSNGFISVAGGGKPYINETMTCGSSCNDKDGRQGFSSNHPGGAQFVFADGSVHFITEHIDHTPDGNTPSDSTYERLLNRRDGNPVQGWK; this is translated from the coding sequence ATGCGAATCCATACGCAGCGTGGCTTCACGCTTGTTGAACTTTTGGTTGTGATCGCCATCATTGGTGTCTTGATCGCCCTCTTATTGCCGGCTGTCCAGCAGGCTCGCGAAGCAGCCCGAAGGATGCAGTGCACCAACCACCTGAAACAGCTCGGTCTGGCGATGCACAACTATCACGACATCTACCATGCCTTCCCTGCGATGAGCTACGACCACGAAGTGAATGGCGGCAACGAAGGAACCCATTCGAGCTGGAGCTGGGGCACATTGCTTCTTCCACAGATCGAACAGTCAGCTGCCCACGATATTTTGGCACCAAGCTCGCCCGATCGTTTACACGAAGCGGTTGGCAAGGCGGCCAAGCTTTCAGTGCTGCAGACCCCGATCAGTGGCTTCCGCTGCCCATCGGATACCGGCCCACCACTGAATTCGCATTACCTGATCAATCAAGGCAGCCCCGACTACGAACTGGCGACTTCCAACTACATTGGTGTGAATTCGGCGGGTGACCTCTCGCGAGAAGATCGTTACCTTAACGGGATCTTTGTCCCCGGGACCGACGTCGCCGGCAATCGCCAGACCCGTATCGGTATGCGAGACATCACCGACGGGACCAGCAACACGGCCATGATTGGCGAACGTGCCTGGATGCTGTTTGGTGTGGAGCTGGGTGCTGCGGTGGTGTTCGGTCACAACGGCAACGCCGACATCGAGTCGAACCACGACTACAGCAACGGCTTCATTAGCGTCGCCGGTGGTGGCAAGCCTTACATCAACGAAACGATGACCTGTGGCTCTTCGTGCAACGACAAAGATGGCCGCCAAGGCTTTTCCAGCAACCACCCTGGCGGAGCCCAGTTTGTGTTTGCTGATGGCTCGGTTCATTTCATTACCGAACACATCGACCACACGCCCGATGGAAACACGCCATCGGACTCGACTTACGAACGTCTCTTGAATCGACGCGATGGGAACCCGGTTCAAGGTTGGAAATAA
- a CDS encoding VWA domain-containing protein, whose product MKKIWILTPLLLGVALVGCSADRPVATGDVARPESTQSPAEPIDEMVIEDFEPIYEGNADSSRGSRVAPSQTDGAASASTQPSDMGMGSMEGMGLGGGYAPPTESEYRGGMTSDLKRSNTPFNQGMEEAPPAPAGVELDAAPNSYGAMPGVGGRSAGVGNEPGAASRPAATPAPTTPTPMSIRVEKSKEHAESEMDFLPGYYAEPGKPVESMARQQNKKEVERLKQSQMGDTLNRLPESMTEENKPGSGVGPGDSGDKFEPIEENNFIAVADQPLSTFSIDVDTASYSKIRSYLSQFNQLPPRDAVRVEELVNYFTYDYAQPTDEHPFAANVEVASCPWNPTNRLVRVGIKGKEVNIDERPASNIVFLLDVSGSMNSANKLPLLKKGMKMLVDQLGENDKVSIVVYAGAAGIVLEPTYGYEKATILAALDRLQAGGSTNGGQGIQLAYKLATDNFIQGGTNRVILCTDGDFNVGETSTGGLVGMAAEQAKKNIYLSIMGFGIGNHNDSMLEQLSNKANGNYSFIDNDKEAEKVLVEQMSGTLLTIAKDVKIQIEFNPKKVAGYRLVGYENRLLAAQDFNDDKKDAGEIGAGHTVTAFYEIVPAQGGGDDQIVAAEPMVDELKYQTKPETTEAADTNELMTLKLRYKQPESDVSTLMTYPVLDEGHQFNQATGDFQFASAVAMFGLKLRGSHFHDETNFAEIEELVASNVDGPGASYREEFLNIVRQVEKLDK is encoded by the coding sequence ATGAAAAAGATCTGGATTCTGACTCCTCTGTTGCTCGGCGTGGCTTTGGTGGGCTGCAGCGCTGATCGGCCTGTCGCGACCGGAGACGTCGCTCGCCCCGAAAGCACTCAATCCCCCGCGGAACCGATCGACGAGATGGTGATCGAGGACTTCGAGCCGATTTACGAAGGCAACGCCGACAGTTCTCGAGGAAGCCGCGTGGCTCCATCACAAACGGATGGTGCCGCCTCGGCGTCCACGCAACCATCCGACATGGGAATGGGCTCGATGGAAGGCATGGGCCTGGGTGGAGGCTATGCACCTCCTACGGAAAGTGAGTACCGAGGCGGGATGACATCCGACCTGAAGCGTTCGAACACGCCTTTCAATCAAGGCATGGAAGAAGCACCGCCAGCACCAGCCGGGGTCGAACTCGATGCAGCACCCAACAGCTATGGGGCCATGCCAGGCGTGGGAGGTCGCTCGGCCGGAGTGGGGAACGAACCTGGGGCAGCGTCACGACCTGCAGCCACACCGGCACCAACCACGCCTACTCCGATGAGTATTCGCGTCGAAAAGTCTAAAGAGCACGCGGAATCCGAAATGGATTTCCTGCCTGGATACTATGCCGAACCAGGCAAGCCCGTCGAATCCATGGCTCGTCAGCAGAACAAGAAGGAAGTCGAACGCCTGAAGCAGTCCCAAATGGGCGATACCCTCAATCGCTTGCCGGAATCGATGACCGAGGAAAATAAGCCCGGCTCCGGCGTTGGGCCCGGAGATAGTGGCGACAAGTTTGAACCAATCGAAGAAAACAACTTCATTGCCGTGGCCGATCAGCCGCTGTCGACCTTCTCGATCGACGTCGATACGGCCAGCTACTCGAAGATTCGCTCTTACTTGAGCCAGTTCAATCAACTGCCACCTCGTGATGCGGTTCGTGTGGAAGAACTGGTCAACTACTTCACCTACGACTATGCCCAGCCCACCGACGAACATCCATTCGCCGCCAACGTGGAAGTCGCCAGTTGCCCTTGGAACCCAACCAATCGCCTGGTTCGGGTCGGCATCAAGGGGAAAGAAGTCAACATCGACGAACGCCCTGCCAGCAACATTGTTTTCCTGCTGGATGTCTCTGGCTCGATGAACTCGGCGAACAAGCTTCCCCTGCTGAAAAAGGGGATGAAGATGCTGGTCGACCAACTGGGCGAGAACGACAAGGTCTCGATCGTGGTTTATGCCGGGGCAGCAGGCATCGTGCTGGAACCAACCTATGGCTACGAGAAAGCAACCATCCTGGCCGCACTCGATCGCTTGCAGGCAGGCGGTTCGACCAACGGCGGGCAAGGGATCCAGCTGGCCTATAAGCTCGCCACGGATAACTTCATTCAGGGTGGTACCAACCGCGTGATCTTGTGCACCGACGGCGATTTCAACGTCGGCGAAACGAGCACCGGCGGATTGGTTGGCATGGCCGCCGAGCAGGCCAAGAAGAACATCTACCTCAGCATCATGGGCTTCGGCATCGGCAATCATAACGACTCGATGCTGGAACAATTGTCGAACAAAGCGAACGGCAATTACTCGTTCATCGACAACGACAAAGAAGCCGAAAAAGTGCTCGTCGAACAGATGAGCGGCACGCTGCTGACGATCGCCAAGGATGTGAAGATCCAGATTGAATTCAATCCAAAGAAGGTCGCCGGCTATCGCCTGGTTGGTTACGAAAACCGCTTGCTCGCTGCCCAGGACTTCAACGACGACAAAAAGGATGCCGGTGAAATTGGAGCCGGCCACACCGTGACTGCCTTCTACGAAATCGTTCCGGCCCAAGGTGGTGGGGATGACCAGATTGTCGCAGCCGAACCAATGGTCGACGAACTGAAGTATCAGACCAAGCCAGAAACGACCGAGGCTGCCGACACCAACGAACTGATGACTCTCAAACTGCGATACAAGCAGCCGGAGTCGGACGTCAGCACGTTGATGACCTACCCAGTGCTCGACGAAGGTCACCAGTTCAACCAGGCGACCGGCGACTTCCAGTTTGCCTCGGCGGTCGCGATGTTCGGTTTGAAGCTTCGCGGAAGCCACTTCCACGATGAAACAAACTTCGCCGAGATCGAAGAACTGGTCGCGTCGAACGTCGATGGTCCTGGGGCTTCGTACCGCGAAGAGTTCCTCAACATCGTTCGCCAGGTCGAGAAGCTCGATAAGTAA
- the bioD gene encoding dethiobiotin synthase produces MDRKPPKGLFITGNNTAVGKTHVSGLIARSLTAQGLRVGVYKPAASGLIELDGQWVSEDVQTLWQSSGKIWDRSRICPQTFHAPLAPHLSARAEGKELDRVLLRRGLDYWNELASSGQCDMILVEGAGGLMSPMSDEDYVADLALEFGFPLLVVAANRLGVINETLQTLITAKAYRQGLSVAGIVLNDLSPELDDVSRASNWAELASRCDVSILAHVGYQAEQFAAEVDWLSLAGAGTR; encoded by the coding sequence ATGGACAGAAAACCACCAAAGGGACTCTTCATTACCGGAAATAATACGGCCGTCGGCAAGACCCATGTCTCGGGTTTGATTGCCCGCAGCTTGACGGCCCAGGGGCTCCGTGTGGGCGTCTACAAGCCGGCTGCCAGCGGTTTGATTGAGCTAGATGGCCAGTGGGTCTCGGAAGATGTCCAAACGCTCTGGCAAAGCAGTGGCAAAATCTGGGATCGCTCACGGATTTGTCCGCAGACCTTCCATGCCCCGTTGGCCCCTCATTTGTCGGCACGTGCGGAAGGGAAAGAGCTCGACCGGGTCCTTCTCCGCCGCGGCCTCGACTATTGGAACGAGCTCGCCTCGAGCGGTCAGTGCGACATGATTCTGGTCGAAGGTGCTGGCGGCCTGATGTCGCCGATGTCGGACGAAGACTACGTCGCCGACCTCGCTCTGGAATTCGGGTTTCCGCTGCTAGTCGTTGCTGCCAACCGACTTGGAGTGATCAACGAGACGCTTCAAACGCTGATCACCGCGAAGGCCTATCGCCAGGGCCTCTCCGTAGCGGGGATCGTTTTGAACGATCTCTCGCCCGAACTCGACGACGTCAGCCGAGCCAGCAACTGGGCCGAGCTCGCCTCGCGATGCGATGTGTCGATTCTCGCCCATGTTGGCTATCAAGCCGAGCAGTTTGCCGCCGAGGTCGACTGGCTGTCGCTGGCCGGTGCTGGCACTCGCTAG
- a CDS encoding carbon-nitrogen hydrolase, with protein sequence MSKPEKVNVAVVQMTCSDRKEENVAKAIEKIAQAAQQGANIVCLQELFPGLYFCQEEDHIQFELAEPIPGPTSQKIQAAAKEHGVVVVASLFEKRAEGVYHNTAAVFDADGAFLGIYRKMHIPDDPHYYEKFYFTPGDVGFRTFDTKFGRVGVCICWDQWFPEAARLTALTGAQILVYPTAIGWLHPEKEEYGPAQVSAWETMMRSHAIANGVFVAAPNRVGIEDNIEFWGHSFVVDPTGKMLAVASHENEEILVVECNLAQIDFSRTHWPFLRDRRIDAYSGLTKRFIDGDITT encoded by the coding sequence ATGAGCAAACCGGAGAAGGTCAACGTTGCCGTCGTTCAGATGACGTGCAGTGACCGCAAAGAAGAGAACGTCGCGAAGGCGATCGAAAAAATCGCTCAGGCAGCCCAGCAGGGAGCCAACATCGTTTGCCTGCAGGAACTGTTCCCCGGTCTCTACTTCTGCCAGGAAGAAGACCACATCCAGTTCGAGCTGGCCGAACCGATCCCTGGCCCAACCAGCCAGAAGATCCAGGCTGCCGCCAAAGAGCATGGCGTGGTGGTTGTGGCGTCGCTGTTCGAGAAACGGGCCGAAGGTGTCTATCACAACACGGCTGCCGTCTTCGATGCCGATGGGGCGTTTCTGGGGATCTATCGCAAGATGCACATCCCAGACGATCCGCACTACTACGAGAAGTTCTACTTCACGCCGGGCGATGTCGGCTTCCGGACGTTCGATACCAAGTTTGGCCGCGTCGGCGTTTGCATCTGCTGGGATCAATGGTTCCCGGAAGCAGCGCGCCTGACCGCACTGACTGGCGCTCAGATTCTGGTCTACCCGACCGCCATCGGTTGGCTGCATCCGGAAAAGGAAGAGTACGGTCCTGCCCAGGTTTCGGCCTGGGAAACGATGATGCGAAGTCACGCGATCGCCAATGGCGTGTTCGTGGCGGCTCCGAACCGGGTCGGTATCGAAGACAACATCGAGTTCTGGGGCCACTCGTTCGTCGTCGATCCAACCGGCAAGATGCTGGCGGTTGCTTCGCACGAAAACGAAGAGATCCTGGTCGTTGAATGTAACCTGGCTCAGATCGACTTCTCGCGTACGCATTGGCCGTTTCTGCGAGATCGCCGTATCGATGCCTACAGCGGACTGACCAAGCGCTTCATCGATGGGGACATCACCACATGA
- a CDS encoding agmatine deiminase family protein, protein MIDRLTPKQQGYRWPAEWEPHVGTLLSWPHNRNSWPDKFEPVPGVYKKLVTALSEVEDVHILAAAGDVLTQAEDLVGHLPNVSIHAIPTNDAWARDHGPSFLQAPKGQPWMAVDWNYNAWGGKYPPWDNDDAVPERLSEKLGFGRFQPGIVMEGGAVDGNGAGLVLSTTECLLNPNRNPHLSQAETEKFLCDYLCAEQILWLHRGIAGDDTDGHIDELARFVGLGTVVAAYEEDSSDENYEGLQQNFQDLQKMTDLNGQPLEVIPLHLPKAKYQDDQRLPASYCNFYIANEIVVVPQFGDDADEKACDTLQQCFPDRKMVPIDAIDLVWGLGAFHCISQQIMK, encoded by the coding sequence ATGATCGATCGGCTCACGCCCAAACAGCAGGGTTACCGCTGGCCGGCCGAATGGGAGCCGCACGTGGGTACGCTGCTGTCGTGGCCCCATAACCGAAACTCGTGGCCCGATAAGTTCGAGCCGGTGCCTGGCGTCTATAAGAAGCTGGTCACCGCTTTGAGCGAGGTCGAAGATGTCCACATCCTGGCAGCTGCCGGCGATGTGCTGACTCAGGCCGAAGATCTGGTCGGACACCTGCCGAACGTTTCGATCCACGCGATTCCGACTAACGACGCGTGGGCTCGCGACCATGGCCCCAGCTTTCTCCAGGCTCCGAAAGGGCAGCCTTGGATGGCGGTCGACTGGAACTATAACGCCTGGGGCGGCAAGTATCCGCCGTGGGATAACGACGACGCGGTGCCTGAGCGATTGTCCGAGAAGCTTGGCTTCGGCCGGTTTCAGCCAGGCATCGTCATGGAGGGTGGCGCCGTCGATGGCAACGGGGCAGGGCTGGTGCTGAGCACGACCGAGTGTCTGCTCAATCCGAATCGCAACCCGCACTTGTCACAGGCCGAAACCGAGAAGTTTCTGTGCGACTACCTTTGTGCCGAACAGATTCTGTGGCTGCATCGTGGCATCGCCGGCGACGACACCGACGGCCATATCGACGAGCTGGCTCGCTTTGTTGGGCTTGGCACCGTCGTCGCTGCCTATGAAGAAGACTCGAGCGACGAGAACTACGAAGGTCTGCAGCAGAACTTCCAGGATTTGCAGAAGATGACCGACTTGAATGGTCAGCCGCTGGAAGTTATTCCGTTGCATCTGCCAAAGGCGAAGTATCAGGACGACCAGCGCTTGCCGGCCAGTTACTGCAACTTCTACATCGCCAACGAGATCGTTGTCGTGCCGCAGTTTGGTGACGATGCCGATGAGAAGGCGTGCGATACACTGCAGCAGTGCTTCCCTGATCGCAAGATGGTGCCGATCGATGCGATCGACCTGGTCTGGGGCCTGGGAGCGTTCCACTGCATCTCGCAGCAGATCATGAAATAA
- a CDS encoding tRNA-binding protein — protein MAEITWNDFEAVELRVGTIVEAEDFPEARRPAYKLMIDFGDPIGVKKSSAQITQLYTREELIGKQIVAVTNFPSKQIGPIRSEVLVTGFYAEDGAVTLAVPDKPTTNGNRLA, from the coding sequence ATGGCAGAGATTACCTGGAACGACTTCGAGGCTGTCGAGCTTCGCGTCGGCACGATCGTTGAAGCGGAAGACTTTCCGGAAGCACGTCGCCCCGCCTACAAGCTGATGATCGACTTCGGCGATCCTATCGGCGTGAAGAAGTCGAGTGCTCAGATCACGCAGCTCTACACGCGTGAAGAATTGATCGGCAAGCAGATCGTCGCGGTCACCAACTTCCCTTCTAAGCAGATCGGTCCGATCCGCAGCGAAGTACTGGTCACCGGGTTCTATGCCGAAGATGGAGCGGTCACGCTCGCCGTTCCGGACAAGCCGACCACCAATGGGAATCGGCTTGCCTGA
- a CDS encoding response regulator, which produces MPKQVLDVGSCGYDHGSLRNLIERNFDAKVLQSHGPKDTLRMLREQTFALVIINRKLDRDHSDGMDILLDIKSDEKLQDIPVMMLSNYEDAQAAAEEAGAVPGFGKRDLGKETTLNKLTPYLG; this is translated from the coding sequence ATGCCCAAGCAAGTTCTCGACGTCGGTAGCTGCGGCTACGACCATGGCTCGCTCCGCAACCTGATCGAACGAAACTTCGACGCCAAAGTGCTCCAGTCGCACGGCCCCAAAGATACGCTGCGAATGCTGCGCGAACAAACCTTCGCGTTAGTAATCATTAATCGAAAGCTCGACCGCGATCATTCCGATGGGATGGATATCTTGCTCGACATCAAGTCGGACGAGAAGCTGCAAGACATTCCTGTCATGATGCTATCGAACTACGAAGATGCCCAAGCCGCCGCGGAAGAAGCGGGTGCGGTGCCAGGCTTCGGCAAACGCGACCTGGGCAAAGAAACGACCCTGAATAAATTAACCCCCTACCTCGGTTAG
- a CDS encoding PQQ-binding-like beta-propeller repeat protein, translating to MTIAGLLPEQSARGQEADAKAKPEATKDWSQWGGDSKRNNVPTATNIPTTWEIGGFDRATGQWQEEDSENIKWVAALGSQSYGNPVVADGKVFVGTNNGSGYIDRYPSKVDLGCLVCFDEATGEFLWQHSSEKLPTGRVHDWPLQGICCAPYVEGKRLWFVTSRGEVRCLDTEGFRDGENNGPYTDEEFTGEKEADTIWVFDMMKELGTSQHNMCSCSVTCLGDILFVNTSNGVDESHIVIPSTDAPSFIAMDKNTGEVLWTDKSPGTNILHGQWSSPTVGVLGGVPQVIFAGGDGWIYAFKADKGQDGKPELLWKFDGNPKTSKWVLGGRGTRNNIIATPVIYDDKVYVAVGQDPEHGEGEGHLWCLDPTKRGDVSSELAMKIEGSQRVPLEHRRIQAVIEEDGEVAVPNPNSAVIWHYSVYDQDENGKIDFEETMHRSIGTVTIKDDILYIADFSGLLHCLNAQTGKCNWTYDMFAAAWGSALIVDDHVYIGDEDGDVAVFKLSADPADGEPIEEINMGNSVYSTPIVANGVLYIANKTHLFAITEGGE from the coding sequence ATGACAATCGCCGGCTTGTTGCCTGAACAATCGGCTCGCGGCCAGGAAGCAGATGCCAAGGCCAAGCCAGAAGCAACCAAAGACTGGTCCCAATGGGGTGGCGATTCGAAGCGTAACAACGTGCCGACCGCGACCAATATTCCGACCACCTGGGAAATTGGTGGCTTCGACCGGGCAACCGGCCAGTGGCAAGAAGAAGACTCCGAGAACATCAAGTGGGTCGCTGCCCTCGGTAGCCAGTCGTACGGCAACCCGGTTGTCGCCGATGGCAAGGTGTTTGTTGGAACCAACAACGGTAGCGGCTACATCGATCGCTACCCATCCAAGGTCGACCTCGGCTGCCTGGTTTGCTTCGACGAAGCGACCGGCGAATTCCTCTGGCAGCACTCCAGCGAAAAATTGCCGACTGGTCGTGTTCACGACTGGCCGCTGCAGGGTATCTGCTGTGCTCCTTACGTCGAAGGCAAGCGTCTGTGGTTCGTCACCAGCCGTGGTGAAGTTCGCTGCCTCGATACCGAAGGCTTCCGCGACGGCGAAAACAACGGTCCCTACACCGATGAAGAATTCACCGGCGAAAAGGAAGCCGACACCATCTGGGTGTTCGACATGATGAAGGAACTGGGCACGTCGCAGCACAACATGTGCAGCTGCTCGGTAACCTGCTTGGGCGATATCCTGTTCGTCAACACTTCCAATGGCGTCGACGAATCGCACATCGTGATTCCTTCGACCGATGCTCCTAGCTTCATCGCCATGGACAAGAACACCGGCGAAGTCCTGTGGACCGATAAGTCGCCTGGCACCAACATCCTGCACGGTCAGTGGTCGAGCCCAACCGTCGGCGTCCTGGGTGGCGTTCCGCAGGTGATCTTCGCAGGTGGCGATGGCTGGATCTACGCCTTCAAGGCCGACAAGGGCCAGGATGGCAAGCCAGAACTGCTTTGGAAGTTTGACGGCAATCCAAAGACCTCGAAGTGGGTTCTGGGTGGCCGTGGTACGCGTAACAACATCATCGCGACCCCTGTAATCTACGACGACAAAGTCTATGTCGCCGTCGGTCAGGACCCGGAACATGGTGAAGGCGAAGGTCACCTCTGGTGCCTCGACCCCACCAAGCGTGGTGATGTGAGCTCGGAACTGGCCATGAAGATCGAAGGCAGCCAGCGTGTGCCTCTCGAACATCGCCGGATCCAGGCCGTCATCGAAGAAGATGGCGAAGTCGCCGTCCCGAACCCGAACAGCGCCGTCATCTGGCACTACTCGGTTTACGACCAAGACGAAAACGGCAAGATCGACTTTGAAGAAACGATGCACCGCAGCATCGGTACCGTGACCATCAAAGACGATATCCTCTACATCGCCGACTTCAGTGGTCTGCTGCACTGCTTGAATGCCCAAACCGGCAAGTGCAACTGGACCTACGACATGTTCGCTGCCGCTTGGGGTTCGGCCCTGATCGTGGACGATCATGTCTACATCGGTGACGAAGATGGCGACGTCGCGGTCTTCAAGCTTTCGGCCGATCCAGCCGATGGCGAACCGATCGAAGAAATCAACATGGGCAACTCGGTCTACTCGACCCCAATCGTTGCCAATGGCGTGCTGTACATTGCCAACAAGACCCACTTGTTCGCAATCACCGAGGGTGGCGAGTAA